The following are from one region of the Oreochromis aureus strain Israel breed Guangdong linkage group 1, ZZ_aureus, whole genome shotgun sequence genome:
- the dhcr7 gene encoding 7-dehydrocholesterol reductase isoform X1, with the protein METTRRRPQHSANGKRSEQKEQLAQWGRAWEVDWFSLISVISLLCFAPFIVFYFVMACDQYECSITQPVLDLYQGEATLLSIWARAPSFSWSAAKIYAIWVSFQVFLYMCFPDITHKFIPGYVGGVQEGARTPAGLINKYEINGLQCWLITHALWFANARYFHWFSPTIIFDNWIPLLWCANILGYAVSTFAFIKAYLFPTNAEDCKFTGNIFYNYMMGIEFNPRIGKWFDFKLFFNGRPGIVAWTLINLSYMAKQQELYGYITNSMILVNVLQAIYVLDFFWNEAWYLKTIDICHDHFGWYLGWGDCVWLPYLYTLQGLYLVYHPVQLSDAHALTVLLLGLVGYYIFRSTNHQKDLFRRTEGSCSIWGRKPTWIECTYRSADGGMHRSKLLTSGFWGVARHFNYTGDLMGSLAYCASCGFGHMLPYFYIVYMTILLVHRCVRDEHRCSSKYGKDWKRYTDAVPSRLIPGVF; encoded by the exons ATGGAGACCACCAGGAGACGACCGCAGCACAGTGCCAATGGGAAAAGATCTGAACAGAAGGAGCAGCTAGCACAGTGGGGGAGAGCATG GGAGGTGGACTGGTTTTCCCTCATTAGTGTAATAAGCCTCCTTTGCTTTGCCCCTTTCATTGTCTTCTACTTTGTGATGGCCTGTGATCAGTACGAATGCTCCATCACCCAGCCTGTGTTGGATTTGTACCAAGGAGAGGCCACCCTGCTCTCCATTTGGGCCCGGGCACCCTCCTTCTCGTGGTCAGCTGCTAAGATCTATGCCATCTGGGTGAGCTTCCAG GTGTTCCTGTACATGTGTTTTCCTGATATAACCCACAAGTTCATCCCTGGCTATGTTGGTGGTGTGCAGGAAGGAGCACGAACTCCTGCTG GCCTGATTAACAAGTATGAGATCAATGGACTGCAGTGCTGGCTCATCACTCATGCACTGTGGTTTGCCAACGCACGTTATTTCCACTGGTTTTCTCCCACGATCATATTCGACAACTGGATCCCTCTGCTGTGGTGCGCTAACATACTGGGCTATGCTGTGTCCACGTTCGCTTTCATAAAAGCGTATCTTTTCCCCACCAATGCTGAGGACTG CAAGTTCACAGGGAACATCTTCTATAACTACATGATGGGCATTGAGTTCAACCCCCGCATAGGCAAGTGGTTTGACTTCAAGTTATTCTTCAACGGCCGGCCCGGCATCGTAGCCTGGACTCTAATCAATCTGTCCTACATGGCCAAGCAACAAGAACTCTACGGTTACATCACCAACTCCATGATCCTGGTGAATGTACTGCAG GCTATTTATGTACTGGACTTCTTCTGGAATGAGGCGTGGTACCTGAAGACCATCGATATCTGTCATGACCACTTTGGATGGTATCTGGGCTGGGGAGACTGTGTTTGGCTGCCATACCTCTACACACTACAG GGTCTGTACCTGGTGTACCACCCAGTCCAGCTCTCCGATGCCCACGCCCTCACCGTCTTGCTGCTCGGCCTCGTTGGGTATTACATCTTTCGCTCCACCAACCACCAGAAGGATCTGTTCCGCCGCACAGAGGGCTCCTGCTCCATCTGGGGCCGCAAACCAACATGGATCGAGTGCACGTATCGCTCAGCTGATGGCGGCATGCACCGCAGCAAGCTCCTGACCTCAGGCTTCTGGGGCGTGGCCCGGCACTTCAACTACACCGGTGATCTGATGGGCTCTCTGGCCTATTGTGCCTCTTGTGGTTTCGGCCACATGCTTCCATATTTCTACATTGTTTACATGACTATCTTGCTGGTCCACCGCTGTGTACGCGATGAACACCGCTGCAGCAGCAAGTATGGCAAAGACTGGAAACGCTACACCGATGCCGTGCCTTCCCGGCTAATTCCTGGAGTGTTTTAG
- the dhcr7 gene encoding 7-dehydrocholesterol reductase isoform X2, with protein sequence MDRWIDFVYECSITQPVLDLYQGEATLLSIWARAPSFSWSAAKIYAIWVSFQVFLYMCFPDITHKFIPGYVGGVQEGARTPAGLINKYEINGLQCWLITHALWFANARYFHWFSPTIIFDNWIPLLWCANILGYAVSTFAFIKAYLFPTNAEDCKFTGNIFYNYMMGIEFNPRIGKWFDFKLFFNGRPGIVAWTLINLSYMAKQQELYGYITNSMILVNVLQAIYVLDFFWNEAWYLKTIDICHDHFGWYLGWGDCVWLPYLYTLQGLYLVYHPVQLSDAHALTVLLLGLVGYYIFRSTNHQKDLFRRTEGSCSIWGRKPTWIECTYRSADGGMHRSKLLTSGFWGVARHFNYTGDLMGSLAYCASCGFGHMLPYFYIVYMTILLVHRCVRDEHRCSSKYGKDWKRYTDAVPSRLIPGVF encoded by the exons atggatagatggattgATTTTGTT TACGAATGCTCCATCACCCAGCCTGTGTTGGATTTGTACCAAGGAGAGGCCACCCTGCTCTCCATTTGGGCCCGGGCACCCTCCTTCTCGTGGTCAGCTGCTAAGATCTATGCCATCTGGGTGAGCTTCCAG GTGTTCCTGTACATGTGTTTTCCTGATATAACCCACAAGTTCATCCCTGGCTATGTTGGTGGTGTGCAGGAAGGAGCACGAACTCCTGCTG GCCTGATTAACAAGTATGAGATCAATGGACTGCAGTGCTGGCTCATCACTCATGCACTGTGGTTTGCCAACGCACGTTATTTCCACTGGTTTTCTCCCACGATCATATTCGACAACTGGATCCCTCTGCTGTGGTGCGCTAACATACTGGGCTATGCTGTGTCCACGTTCGCTTTCATAAAAGCGTATCTTTTCCCCACCAATGCTGAGGACTG CAAGTTCACAGGGAACATCTTCTATAACTACATGATGGGCATTGAGTTCAACCCCCGCATAGGCAAGTGGTTTGACTTCAAGTTATTCTTCAACGGCCGGCCCGGCATCGTAGCCTGGACTCTAATCAATCTGTCCTACATGGCCAAGCAACAAGAACTCTACGGTTACATCACCAACTCCATGATCCTGGTGAATGTACTGCAG GCTATTTATGTACTGGACTTCTTCTGGAATGAGGCGTGGTACCTGAAGACCATCGATATCTGTCATGACCACTTTGGATGGTATCTGGGCTGGGGAGACTGTGTTTGGCTGCCATACCTCTACACACTACAG GGTCTGTACCTGGTGTACCACCCAGTCCAGCTCTCCGATGCCCACGCCCTCACCGTCTTGCTGCTCGGCCTCGTTGGGTATTACATCTTTCGCTCCACCAACCACCAGAAGGATCTGTTCCGCCGCACAGAGGGCTCCTGCTCCATCTGGGGCCGCAAACCAACATGGATCGAGTGCACGTATCGCTCAGCTGATGGCGGCATGCACCGCAGCAAGCTCCTGACCTCAGGCTTCTGGGGCGTGGCCCGGCACTTCAACTACACCGGTGATCTGATGGGCTCTCTGGCCTATTGTGCCTCTTGTGGTTTCGGCCACATGCTTCCATATTTCTACATTGTTTACATGACTATCTTGCTGGTCCACCGCTGTGTACGCGATGAACACCGCTGCAGCAGCAAGTATGGCAAAGACTGGAAACGCTACACCGATGCCGTGCCTTCCCGGCTAATTCCTGGAGTGTTTTAG
- the dhcr7 gene encoding 7-dehydrocholesterol reductase isoform X3: protein MYECSITQPVLDLYQGEATLLSIWARAPSFSWSAAKIYAIWVSFQVFLYMCFPDITHKFIPGYVGGVQEGARTPAGLINKYEINGLQCWLITHALWFANARYFHWFSPTIIFDNWIPLLWCANILGYAVSTFAFIKAYLFPTNAEDCKFTGNIFYNYMMGIEFNPRIGKWFDFKLFFNGRPGIVAWTLINLSYMAKQQELYGYITNSMILVNVLQAIYVLDFFWNEAWYLKTIDICHDHFGWYLGWGDCVWLPYLYTLQGLYLVYHPVQLSDAHALTVLLLGLVGYYIFRSTNHQKDLFRRTEGSCSIWGRKPTWIECTYRSADGGMHRSKLLTSGFWGVARHFNYTGDLMGSLAYCASCGFGHMLPYFYIVYMTILLVHRCVRDEHRCSSKYGKDWKRYTDAVPSRLIPGVF, encoded by the exons ATG TACGAATGCTCCATCACCCAGCCTGTGTTGGATTTGTACCAAGGAGAGGCCACCCTGCTCTCCATTTGGGCCCGGGCACCCTCCTTCTCGTGGTCAGCTGCTAAGATCTATGCCATCTGGGTGAGCTTCCAG GTGTTCCTGTACATGTGTTTTCCTGATATAACCCACAAGTTCATCCCTGGCTATGTTGGTGGTGTGCAGGAAGGAGCACGAACTCCTGCTG GCCTGATTAACAAGTATGAGATCAATGGACTGCAGTGCTGGCTCATCACTCATGCACTGTGGTTTGCCAACGCACGTTATTTCCACTGGTTTTCTCCCACGATCATATTCGACAACTGGATCCCTCTGCTGTGGTGCGCTAACATACTGGGCTATGCTGTGTCCACGTTCGCTTTCATAAAAGCGTATCTTTTCCCCACCAATGCTGAGGACTG CAAGTTCACAGGGAACATCTTCTATAACTACATGATGGGCATTGAGTTCAACCCCCGCATAGGCAAGTGGTTTGACTTCAAGTTATTCTTCAACGGCCGGCCCGGCATCGTAGCCTGGACTCTAATCAATCTGTCCTACATGGCCAAGCAACAAGAACTCTACGGTTACATCACCAACTCCATGATCCTGGTGAATGTACTGCAG GCTATTTATGTACTGGACTTCTTCTGGAATGAGGCGTGGTACCTGAAGACCATCGATATCTGTCATGACCACTTTGGATGGTATCTGGGCTGGGGAGACTGTGTTTGGCTGCCATACCTCTACACACTACAG GGTCTGTACCTGGTGTACCACCCAGTCCAGCTCTCCGATGCCCACGCCCTCACCGTCTTGCTGCTCGGCCTCGTTGGGTATTACATCTTTCGCTCCACCAACCACCAGAAGGATCTGTTCCGCCGCACAGAGGGCTCCTGCTCCATCTGGGGCCGCAAACCAACATGGATCGAGTGCACGTATCGCTCAGCTGATGGCGGCATGCACCGCAGCAAGCTCCTGACCTCAGGCTTCTGGGGCGTGGCCCGGCACTTCAACTACACCGGTGATCTGATGGGCTCTCTGGCCTATTGTGCCTCTTGTGGTTTCGGCCACATGCTTCCATATTTCTACATTGTTTACATGACTATCTTGCTGGTCCACCGCTGTGTACGCGATGAACACCGCTGCAGCAGCAAGTATGGCAAAGACTGGAAACGCTACACCGATGCCGTGCCTTCCCGGCTAATTCCTGGAGTGTTTTAG